The Capsicum annuum cultivar UCD-10X-F1 chromosome 3, UCD10Xv1.1, whole genome shotgun sequence genomic sequence AGGTGTAGGTATACCACTTACAAGAAAGAACCCTAAGTTAGTAAATTTAAATGCTAGGGGGGTTACTTCTACTTTCTTTTAAGGTTGTGGTGAGACTTATGACCACTTTGAACCTCTAGAGTAATGGCTATTTAGGGAAAAATCTTAAAGTTACCTTATGTGCTCTCTGTGCTTGCTTCTCATCTACTACTCTTATCACTGGTATATGTGATGTATACATGTGAGTTCACATATTGAAGCACTAGATTGGTTATTGACCAACTGAAGCACTAGGTTGGTTATTGACCAACTGACTTGAATCATTTTGTGTTGCAGAAAAGTTCTAGCTCATTTGGAGAACTCATTCTATTTAGATTATTCATCTTTTAGTTCTTTCGAAACAATATTTATATGCTGGTTTTTAAAAGTTGACTCGTTAAGTTTGAGCATGGTTGTTTCATTGGTTCTGTAATTTCTTTCAAACTCCTTTTGTTCCTTTGTCAAGAAGGTTGGGCTAGAGGTctctctctttcttatttttctactTGATTAATTTAATGCAGCTGATTATATGTATCCTTCCTTCAATTCTGCACatatgcaaaataaaataaattcatatggCATACACGCGGTAAAATCGAAGATGAGCTTTGTCAGGAGATATTATGGGGTACAGAGGAGTTTTGACTATCTTTTCATAAATCCATCACCCAGATTTAATTTCTCATGTGAAATTCCCAACATGCTTAAATGGGAGATGTTGCTGAAAACTCACTTGAGCACCTCGAATTCCAACCCCAACCATCCCGACAAGTCCCTAAATACTATGTAGACCTAAGGGAAGTCTCAAATCATTGAACgagattcaaatatttaatacttGAAATGAAGGATTTGGATGTTGCAAGATCCTGTGTTGATTCAAATTCAAACTATTGAATGAACGTTGGTGTTACGTTTGTGGTCCTCGCATGCTATAACTTCCTGCTTTACTAGCATTCAGTAGTGTGCTCTATTCTCAAAGTATATTCAACTTAGTAGATCCTAAACTAGGGGCGGACCCATGTGTTTTTTCGGGGTGCTTCGGTACCAAGTAAACTCAACgtagattaggtataattatataagaatcACAGAAAAAATAGTATTATATATAAAAGAGCACCCAGTGAACAAAAATATAGCTGGGTGCTATGGCCTTAGGCGGAACTTCCGCGTCCAATTGCGTGAGTTCGAACCCCTGCAGCTACGGTTATTTTTTATAAACTTTTTTTTAACTTCACAGTTACTTTGATTCACACACTTACACTCTGTACAATGTACATACATGATAACACACGCCCAACGACACAAGACTCAAGATTTTGGGTTTGACTTTTCAtactaatattaatttatttttatattcttttttactTCTTAATTTGTTAAAGCAAAAGTAAactcttctacttttttttaCTCAAACATCAAAACTTTGGcttcttcaccaaaaatttttGGCTTTCTCTTCCAAAATTTAAACACCAAATTTTatcttcttctcttattctttcaattttattttcaattttcataatcTTCATTCACTAATCTCAAAACGCAGGtactttaattttctttagagttaaaaattcaaaatatgatgttggatttgaatttttatatgatatttatCTATTTCTTGTCCATTATTATTGCTATAGAAAAATTCTGAGTTAGCATAAAGAGTACTTGATTTGGGAAATTTTAGGTGATCCACTATTCCTCTCAAAAAGATGAATAACACATATATGTAATATGTTGCTTTGCTAAGaggaaagttaaaaaatattactaCAAATATATACGTAGTCACTTTATTATTAGATCATTAAGATAATCTTTAATTCACAATTTCAAGTGATAGAAGGAAATTACAATCGATACTTTCTTACACCCAGTTGACAGTAGAATAGATAGCAAACATACAAACCGACAATAAATTCATGTATCTTGTTTGGCATTTAgcaattatttttgaaatatttttctacttcacCAATATCCTAAATgtcataataatgaaataaggattttagatttttttttcaccaATCTTTTATAGATATGACTCTATGAATGATTATTGCTTGAGAGAAGTCGTATTAATTGAATCTTGTTTTGCAGGAATTTttataaatctatataaatcAGGATGGATAAGTTTGTCATTATATCAAAACGTGGGCAACCAAGCTCTAATGCTACTATTCTACCCGTTGCTTCATCCATACCTTCAGAAGTTTAAAGAGATACTACTCCTTCAAATATCAAATTGACATATTTGAAAGTCGAACTGACAGAAAGAAGGCCTATAGTAGAATATGAAGCTAATATACGTGATGAAGTTAGAAGATATTATTATTCAAAAGGGGCCTTGTCAGCCTAAGGATCACATTTTTCCAAAAACTCAATTTGGGAAGAAGAAAATTATAATGTGTAAATTTCATGCTGGTTGGTACAAAGGGCCATATTTCAAGTGGTTAGAGTATAGTGTATCAAAAGATGCTGCATATTGTTTCTGTTGCTACTTGTTTAAAAATGAGCATGAAGTTCGTGGAAATATGGCAGATAATGCTTTTACGCAAAATGACTTTAACGGTTGGAACAAGACTTTGGAGAGGTTCGGAACTCATATTGGAGAGGTTAATAGCATTCACAACAAGTGTTTCAACATAATGATTGACTTGATGAATCAATCACAATCTATTCGCACATCTTTTGCCAAACATTccgagaaagaaaaataaatttcgtCATTATTTGTGTGCTTTAATCGATGTAGCAAGGTTTATTTTGAGATTAGGATTGTCATTTCGTGGTCATGATGAGAGTGTATCATCTACAAATAGAGGTATATTTCTTGAGCTCTTACGATGgtatgaaaatattgatgaggatgttgggagcattattttagaaaatgccccCAAAAGATGAaatgatgtgttgtccaaaaattcaaaaagatataGTTGATGCTTgtgtaaaagaaaaaatcaaggtTATCATGGAAGACTTAGATGGTGATTATTTTGGGATACTAGTTGATGAATCAAAAGATATATCACATAAGGAGCAAATGGCACTAGTTCTGCGATATGTTGACAAAAAAGGTGAAGTGATAGAGCGATTTGTTAGTGTTGTCCATGTTAGTGATACATCTGCATAATCATTGACGGAGTCaatctattcttttcttttagatcAGTCACTAAGTCCGTCCCAAATTCGTGGACAAGGTTATGATGGTGCAAGTAACATGCAAGGAGAACTAAATGGTCTTAAGAGTTTAATTTTGCGTGATACTCCATCTGCTTATTCTACTCATTGCTTTGCTCACCAGTTGCAGCTGACACCCGTGGCTCTTATGAAGAAGAATTCagatatggatgatttttttggtTTAGTTACTAATGTGTTGAATATTGTTGGAACATCTGATAAGCGCAGGAATTTGCTCAGACAACATCAAGCTGGAAAGTTAGAGGAGTTGATCATTTCTAGTGAAGTGCACATAGGACGGGGACTAAATCAAGAATGTGGACTTCAATAGCCATGTGACACTCGTTGGGGTTCTCACTGTAAGACATTAGAGAACTTTATTGacatattttcatcaattctttagATTCTTGGATTTGCTTCACGTGAGTGCCCAAATTATCTTGACAGACTTACAGCTGAAACTCTTGAGAATACGATTAAGGGGTTTGATTTCGCTTTTATGCTACACTTGATGTTGAAAGTTCTAATGATAACAAATTATTTGTACTCCTCATTACAAAATATGGATCAAGATATTATCAATGCTCTAGAATTGCTCAATACTACAAAGTAAGAGTTGCAAAGAATGAGAGATAGTGGATGGAGATCATTCCTAGATATTGTCTTTTTTTTGTGATAAATATGAGATAGCGACCCCAAAAATGAATGCTCGCTACATTATTGATAAGTCAAAACGTAGAGCTTGATTTTACATATTCTCATCATTTTTGGGTTGAAAGATTTTGTGTTGTTATTGATTTGCTACTTCAGGAGCTTAATAATCATTTCGACGTTGTGAGTACTGACTTATTTCTTGGTATGACTTGTTTACATCCAGCTAAGTTATTTGGTAActttgataagaaaaaaataatgagattGGTTGAATATTATCCGAATGAGTTTGATAGAAGTAAACTTCAAGATCTCAGTTGTCAGCTTGATAATTTCATAGCACATGTTCGAGATTCTAATAAAAGATTTTTCAATATGAAGGGAATTACTGATCTTGCTAAAGTATTGGTTGAATCAGAATTGCATCAGACCTGGCCTCTTGTTTATTTGCTTATCAAGTTGACTCTCATTCTTCCCGTTGCTACTGCTTCTGTGGAACGAGCTTTCTCTTCCATGAACAACATCGAAAATGAACTTCGCAACAGCATGGGTAATGAATTTTTAAATGGTTGTTTAGTTTACTATGTAGAGCGTAAGATATTTGCAACTATAAGTAATAATGCTATTATTCATcgttttcaaaatatgaaaagtcGTCGAGCACAGTTATGATTGGTGTCCTATGATCAGAAGTCTTTTCTGAATTCAGACTTATGACCTGAAGTCTTTTTTGTATGAAACTTGTGATTGAAATCCTTTTTTGATAATGGTAATATTAATTGTACTTTTATTTTAATGTtgcatttaaatatttatatatttatattatgttatcattagcaaattatgttaaaaaaaaattaagcaccCACAATCTTAAAATTTTGGGTTCGCCACTATCCTAAACTTTCACTACCAAGAAACATGAGATCTTTTACAGAATATTGTTGCATGTTGTATGTGGTGAATAACACAAGTCCCTGATAACTTAGTGATGATTAGTCGATGTTTTCTCACCAACTTAGAGAGATGATGATTAGATAGGGTATAGCGCAATTTCAACTTATCGAGGGTATGGCCTTAGATAGAAGGGTATAGAGGTCATGAATTACTGTAAAAGGTTAGCACGTAGTTGATCTTTGACTCGCTTTTTGATAGGTTTAATCTTAGCTGGAAATATGCTAGAGAAAGATAATTTACTCTTTAAATATTAATGTAATATCACTTACGAGAAACACAAAAGATATTGGcaatttttagtatgttttaaaACTTTGATAGGTGAAGAAAAATTTAGGAGAAATTTAGTTATACGGAGAAAAAAAATGCtagagaaatataatttttgtcgTATTTTAGAAATTTGGACATATAGATAGCATTTACTTTTAAAAGTTTAGTTGAGAGATGGGTGTAAGCTCAGATATAATTTAAAGCAAAGCTCTTTCGTGAATGGCAGTGATAatagtttatttaattatataaaagcCTAATATAATTGTTAAATGAGGTAAATAATTAGAGTTATCTTACAATAATTGTGTTAATATCCAAATTAAAAGAACACTTTTCATTATTTAATGAATATAATGTTGTAtactctctcttttttattttatatatcatCATTTGatcgggcacggagtttaagaaataaataataactatGAAGTTTACAAAATTTCTCCTcttaaagtttattttttaatggTCTTTTCTAATGAAGTGGGACCCACTATTATGccattaaatagttaccaaagaaaagatgacattctttttgggacaaatcaaaaaggaaatgacgacacataaaatgagacagaAGAAGTATATTGTAATTTTAATTGCAACATTATATTGTTTCGTGAGTAAATTTTTATATTGATGTGACATACACATGTAACGTGAGTACATTAACATATGAATTTGGACTTGAATAGTTTATCCTGTTGAGTCAAAAtttgtgaataattatattattatgctcatatataatgtagtttttttttcctttaccgTATTTTTTAGTGTATGTTTTCGTGCAATACCCATATAATTTGACTTTTGATGTTAATAAGGAAAGTTTGTTCATTGCACTTTATTTTGCTCCTTAAATTTGTTAGTATGATGATAAATTATCATGCTTCTTCTTAAGTACACCTTTTATCGatataaatttaagtattttttaaagtttgtacttaataatataaaagacatgatttttttataaacattttttattaattaacgCTATATACACGTGCAATGTTACCATTTTAGAGTATTAATTCCTCCTCAACCAAGTATTTTGTTGGGAATAAAGGTAATTGTATGATATGCTTTACTAAGACTTAAATATAAGATCTATAaattgatgattagatcattTATGTTGTAATGATCAATAATTCCCACGTTTAAAAGATTAAAGTAGCGAAaatgaggatattatgatgaatgTGTGAGCATACTATAAGAGATATAGCTAGGAACAAGGATATTTCAGAGAAGGTGAAAGTGGCACCTGTGATTATCAGCATGAGAGGCGaaattgagatggttcggacatgtaGAGAGAAGACATTTAGATATCCAATCTACTTACCAAACATTGTATACATTATATATAGCTTATGTTATGCATGTATAATCATCTAAAATATCTtcaattttgttaaaaatataGAATCCTAAGATTTAAATTAACTCCATACTAAAAACATAATgcttttaaaattagaaaataagtaTAATGACTAAATATACTCCATTTAGAATGTCTAAATTCTGATTGTCATTAATTTAGATCATCTCAACTTACAGAAAAAGGCTAGATAGTATAATATTaaatgagaa encodes the following:
- the LOC124896689 gene encoding uncharacterized protein LOC124896689, giving the protein MPPKDEMMCCPKIQKDIVDACVKEKIKVIMEDLDGDYFGILVDESKDISHKEQMALVLRYVDKKDQSLSPSQIRGQGYDGASNMQGELNGLKSLILRDTPSAYSTHCFAHQLQLTPVALMKKNSDMDDFFGLVTNVLNIVGTSDKRRNLLRQHQAGKLEELIISSEILGFASRECPNYLDRLTAETLENTIKGFDFAFMLHLMLKELNNHFDVVSTDLFLGMTCLHPAKLFGNFDKKKIMRLVEYYPNEFDRSKLQDLSCQLDNFIAHVRDSNKRFFNMKGITDLAKVLVESELHQTWPLVYLLIKLTLILPVATASVERAFSSMNNIENELRNSMGNEFLNGCLVYYVERKIFATISNNAIIHRFQNMKSRRAQL